One genomic window of Fervidobacterium thailandense includes the following:
- a CDS encoding glutaredoxin family protein produces MAHVRVKIYTTPTCPWCRRAKEYFRQLGIPFVEVDVSKDPRGAEEMVRKSGQMGVPVIEIGNQIIVGFDKARIDKILGIS; encoded by the coding sequence ATGGCGCACGTAAGAGTCAAGATATACACAACACCGACGTGTCCCTGGTGCAGAAGGGCAAAGGAGTACTTTAGGCAACTGGGTATTCCATTCGTGGAGGTTGATGTTTCCAAAGATCCAAGAGGAGCCGAGGAAATGGTGAGAAAGTCCGGACAGATGGGAGTTCCAGTAATTGAAATTGGTAACCAGATCATCGTTGGTTTTGACAAGGCGAGAATTGATAAAATCCTGGGAATAAGCTAA
- the trxB gene encoding thioredoxin-disulfide reductase: protein MDMFEIGGFGAEIKDYYDVVIVGGGPAGLTAAIYARRAGLTALVIEKAIEGGAVTQTHVVENWPGEISIEGQALAQKFADHARHFGAEIHYAFAQKAYVEDDYKVVELDDGRKVKGRVLIIATGTEPRKLGVPGEAEFRGRGVTYCAACDGYLFKDKDVVVVGGGDSACDESHFLAKIVKSITMVQNLPYLTAAKVLQERVLNNPKIRVITNHVVKEIRGTNKVEEVVIVNNDTNEEQVIKAEGVFIYVGLVPKTEIFRGFVQMNEYGYILTDENMETNVPGVYAVGDIRVKNLRQIVTAAADGAIAVEHAAKKYF from the coding sequence ATGGACATGTTCGAAATCGGAGGATTTGGAGCCGAGATAAAGGACTATTACGACGTGGTCATAGTTGGTGGTGGCCCAGCCGGTTTGACAGCCGCTATATATGCACGTAGAGCTGGCTTGACTGCGTTGGTGATAGAAAAAGCCATCGAGGGTGGTGCGGTAACGCAAACGCATGTAGTGGAAAACTGGCCTGGTGAGATAAGCATCGAAGGGCAGGCACTGGCACAAAAATTTGCCGATCACGCAAGGCATTTCGGTGCGGAGATTCACTATGCGTTCGCCCAAAAGGCGTACGTCGAAGATGATTACAAAGTCGTCGAACTCGACGATGGCAGAAAAGTTAAAGGCCGAGTACTGATAATAGCAACAGGAACTGAACCGAGAAAATTAGGAGTACCCGGCGAGGCCGAATTTCGTGGAAGAGGTGTGACGTACTGCGCTGCTTGTGATGGTTACTTGTTTAAAGATAAGGACGTTGTTGTCGTTGGTGGTGGTGACAGCGCGTGTGACGAATCGCACTTTTTGGCGAAAATCGTCAAGAGCATTACTATGGTGCAGAACCTTCCGTACTTAACCGCAGCCAAGGTTCTTCAGGAACGAGTGCTGAATAACCCTAAAATCAGGGTTATTACTAATCACGTTGTGAAGGAAATTCGCGGAACCAACAAGGTTGAAGAAGTTGTGATCGTGAATAACGATACGAATGAAGAACAGGTTATTAAGGCCGAAGGTGTGTTCATTTACGTTGGACTTGTTCCGAAAACTGAAATTTTCAGAGGCTTCGTGCAAATGAATGAATACGGATATATCTTAACCGACGAAAACATGGAAACGAACGTGCCTGGTGTTTACGCGGTTGGAGATATAAGAGTGAAGAACTTAAGGCAAATTGTTACGGCAGCAGCCGACGGCGCAATCGCTGTAGAACACGCGGCGAAAAAGTACTTTTAA
- the pdo gene encoding protein disulfide oxidoreductase has translation MGLLAEKDRRYLQDLFSKELQNEVKLLFFYDENCEYCDLESQLLDEVKELSDKIIVEKYHKNSEKGAEYKVEYAPALILTLSDGKDRGVRFYGIPSGHEFGTLIQDIVTFGKGAKPQLSEDTIKKLQSLDRPVKISVFVTPTCPYCPRAALTAHNMALASDMVTAEVIEANEFYDLSEEFGVSSVPHIAINRNPDRYFIGAYPEPQFLQQVLELSK, from the coding sequence ATGGGTTTGTTAGCGGAAAAAGACAGAAGATACTTACAGGATCTTTTCTCAAAGGAACTTCAAAACGAGGTTAAGCTTCTTTTCTTCTACGATGAGAACTGCGAGTACTGTGACCTTGAGAGTCAACTTTTGGACGAGGTGAAGGAACTTTCCGACAAGATCATCGTTGAAAAGTACCACAAGAACAGTGAAAAGGGTGCTGAATACAAAGTAGAATATGCTCCTGCACTTATTCTTACATTGAGCGATGGAAAGGACAGAGGTGTTAGGTTCTACGGAATCCCGTCGGGTCACGAATTCGGCACGCTGATTCAAGATATCGTCACGTTTGGTAAGGGTGCAAAGCCGCAACTTTCGGAGGACACGATAAAAAAGCTCCAAAGCCTGGATAGACCTGTGAAAATCAGTGTTTTTGTGACACCGACATGTCCATACTGTCCGAGGGCCGCATTAACGGCACATAACATGGCACTGGCGAGTGACATGGTCACGGCCGAGGTTATCGAAGCGAACGAATTTTACGATCTTAGCGAAGAATTTGGAGTCTCGTCCGTTCCGCACATAGCCATAAACAGGAATCCCGATAGGTATTTTATTGGTGCGTATCCAGAGCCCCAGTTCTTGCAGCAGGTTCTTGAGCTTTCAAAATGA
- a CDS encoding AI-2E family transporter: protein MVQRVSERKCFRDIFLLIFYFLFFLFLARAVPFVIGAIVVAFYLSVLLEVPREIIVKRTKIKVLATVAYVLTVILLIYASLSVFPNIVRRIIDTFKIVQSTKLHSLPDWVLPLIDELKNNVSDFVMKVLGAVANILPAIVTMVTLLIATLIGLESIKAYVRPRIHKLFLDDPERVERFILSFFHDIKRFVRGMILVSAISASITTVGLILLKIPSAISLGILTFLGGFFPIVGIIVSSIPMYIFALAEKGLAGLLWITVLLVGVNQLESWTYGPKIQSSNLRIHWFALVVSLIIFASLMNFVGVLIAFPTVIFLRNLWKEYILPLQRTGAGEEK from the coding sequence ATGGTTCAAAGGGTAAGCGAACGAAAATGCTTCAGGGATATATTCCTCTTGATATTTTATTTCTTGTTCTTTCTGTTCCTCGCTCGCGCAGTTCCGTTCGTTATCGGTGCGATCGTGGTAGCTTTTTATCTTTCAGTTCTCCTCGAAGTCCCGAGGGAGATCATTGTAAAAAGGACGAAGATAAAAGTTCTTGCTACAGTGGCTTACGTGCTAACAGTCATCTTGCTAATATACGCCAGCCTATCGGTTTTTCCAAACATAGTCAGGCGAATCATAGACACATTTAAGATAGTTCAATCGACGAAGCTACATTCTCTACCAGATTGGGTTTTGCCGCTTATCGACGAACTGAAAAATAACGTATCGGATTTTGTCATGAAAGTACTCGGAGCGGTAGCCAACATTCTTCCAGCTATTGTTACAATGGTGACACTTCTAATAGCCACCTTGATAGGTCTTGAGAGTATAAAGGCCTACGTTCGCCCACGCATCCATAAGCTATTCTTGGACGATCCAGAAAGGGTTGAGAGATTCATACTATCCTTTTTTCACGATATAAAACGTTTTGTCAGAGGTATGATCCTCGTTTCTGCAATCAGCGCAAGTATAACCACGGTAGGACTAATTCTACTCAAAATTCCGTCGGCCATTTCACTGGGGATTCTAACATTTCTGGGCGGTTTTTTTCCCATCGTTGGAATCATAGTTTCCTCAATACCTATGTATATCTTTGCACTTGCTGAAAAGGGGCTTGCTGGACTTCTCTGGATTACAGTGCTGCTTGTCGGTGTAAACCAGCTCGAATCGTGGACTTACGGCCCAAAGATTCAAAGCTCAAACCTGAGAATCCACTGGTTTGCCCTCGTTGTCTCGCTCATTATATTCGCAAGCTTGATGAATTTCGTGGGCGTTCTTATTGCCTTTCCAACGGTGATATTTCTGCGAAACTTATGGAAAGAATACATACTTCCATTACAACGCACCGGGGCTGGGGAGGAAAAATAG